Below is a window of Halobaculum lipolyticum DNA.
CATTGCTCCCGATCGGCGGCGACGACGCAAAAGCATACCGGATCCGGTACGCGTTCCAGAACTGTGACGATTCGTCACGGGACCGTGACGGCTACCGGATGTGTGCGTCGGACGTACCAAAAGCCGTCGGTCGCGGCGGGGGCGAGCAGCGGCACGGTCCGGTGCCCGGCGTCCCGTCGGCGACCGGGACGGGGCGGGACGGTTCGGAAACCCATTTATCGGCGGCGGGGGAAGCGACGCGCATGTTCAGACAGTTCCGGTCGGCCGTCGCGGCGGCGCTGACGGACGCGCTCGCCGACCTCGGCTACCCGACCGACGACCTCGGTATCGAGGACCCTCCCGACGGCGTCGAGGCGACGCTCGCCTCCAGCGTCGCGTTCCGCCTCGCCGGCGAGGCGGGCGCGCCCCCGCCGCAGGTCGCCGACGAGGTCGCCGAGGCGGTCGACGTCGACGCGACGGCGTACCTCGCTGCCGTCGCCACCAACGGCCCGTACGTGAACTTCGTCGTCGACGACGCGTACCTCGCGGACACGCTCGACGCCGCCCGCGACCCCGAGTACGGGCGGCTCCCCGACCGCGGCGAGTCCGTCGTGGTCGAGCACACCTCCGCGAACCCGACCGGGCCGGTCCACGTCGGCCGGGCGCGCAACCCCATCGTCGGCGACGCCGTCGCCAACGCCATCGACTACGCCGGCTACGACGTCGACCGCCACTACTACGTCAACGACGCCGGCCGCCAGATGGCCGTGTTCACGTGGGCCTACGAGACGTTCGACGAGAGCGACCTCCCCGACCCCGAGCGCGACAAGCCCGACTACGACCTCGTGCGCTACTACCGGGAGGGGAACGCGTTCCTCGAAGACGGCGACGAAGCCGCGGTCGAGCAAGCGGAAGCCGAGATCCAGTCGATCATGCAGGGGCTGGAGACGGGCGACGAGGAGACGTACGAGCGCGTGAGCGAGGTCGTCGACACGGTGTTGTCGGGGATGCGCGAGACGCTCGCGCGCCTGCCCGCCGAGTTCGACGAGTTCGTCAAGGAGACGCGCTTCATCCGGGACGGCGCCGCCGACGACGTGGTCGACCGCCTCCGCGACCTCGACGAGTCGGTGTACGAGGAGGACGCGTGGCAGTTGGACCTCTCGGCGTTCGGGATCGAGAAGCTGCTCGTGTTCCTGCGGTCGGACGGGACGACGCTGTACACCACCCGCGACCTCGCACACCACGAGTGGAAGTTCGACAACTACGACCGCGCGGTCACCGTCATCGGCGAGGACCACAAACTCGCGTTCGACCAACTGCGCTACGCACTGGAACTGCTGGGCCACGACACCGAGCAACTGGACCAGTTGTTCTACTCGTGGGTGAACCTCCCCGGCGGCGAGGGGATGAGCACCCGCGCGGGCACCGGCATCGACCTCGACGACCTGCTCGACGAGGCGATCGACCGCGCCCGCGAGGAGGTGGAGTCGCGGATGGACGACCGCATCCGCGACGACGACCTGAGCGAGGACGACGTCGAGCGGATCGCCCGCCAGGTCGGCATCGGCGCCGTCCGCTACGACATCGTCAGCAAACAGCCCGCGAAGTCGATCACCTTCGAGTGGGACCGCGCGCTCGACTTCGAGGCGCAGTCGGCGCCGTACGTCCAGTACGTCCACGCCCGCTGTTGCGGCATCGTCGCGGAGGCCGGCGACGAGGGGCTGGCTCCCGACGCCGCGGTCGATCCGGCGACGCTGTCGACGCCCGAGGAGCGCGCCCTGCTGCACGTGATCGCACAGTTCCCCGCGGTCGTCGAGGAGGCCGCCGAGGACCTGGAACCCCACCGCGTCGCCACCTACACCCGCGAGTTCGCCGAGACGTTCAACGCCTTCTACCGCGAGTGCCCCGTCCTCACCGCCGACGACGAGGCGACCCGCGAGGCCCGCCTCGCCCTCGTCGCCGCCGCCCGCCACACGATCGCCAACGCCCTCGACGTGCTGGGGGTCGAGGCGCCGGAGTCGATGTAGCGCCGCCGGAACAGCTCCCGGCTCCGCCGAAGACGACCCGGCGGGTCGCCCCGACGTCGGAGTCGCGGGGCTGGCCGGCGGCGTCGCGGTCGTCGCCCCGCGCCGGTTCCTCCGGGCGAGACGCGAGAACGAGTCGTGAGTCGTCGGGTCGGTGTCTCCGGGGGCGGTGTCGTCGGTCGCGTCGCTCGCGGCTCTCGCGTCGGGACTACGCGGTCACCGGCACCAGCGCCCCCGCGGGCGCGATCAGACTGCCGCCCACCGAGAGCACCGCGATCGCACCCAACCCGAGCGCGAGGACGATGAAGACGAGGATCCACCAGATCGGCACCGAGTCGTTGCCTGCTTCGCTCATACTCGGGTGAGGCGGCGGCGCGGAAAAGAAACTCCCGATCCTCGCGGGCGACGCTTACCGGAACAGCCGGCCGAGGAACCCGCCGTCGTCGTCCGACTCCTCGGGTTCGTCGTCGTCGTCGGTCTGCTCGCGTTTGGCCTGCTCGGTGCGCTCTTTGCTCTGCTGGGCGAAGGGGATGACGTCCTCGCCGATCTCCGCGGACTCGCCCGACTCGGCGTCCTCGACGGTCGGCGCCTCGCCGCGGTACTCGTCGTACTCGTCGTCCGCCAGCACGGTGCCGCGGGCGGCAGCCGCCGCCTCGTCCTCGCCGTCGGCGTCGGCGTCGGCGCCGTCGTCGAGGATGACCGCGTCGTCGGTCTCCGGGTCCGCCGCGGCCGCCGCGTCGCGCTCGTCGCTCGTGGCGTCCGCCGTCGCCACCTCGTCGTCCGCCGTCGCCACCTCGTCGTCCGCCGTCGCCACCTCGTCGGCGGCGTCTGCCTCGACCTCGGGGAGGTCGACCGCCGCGGCCGGTTCGTCGGGGTCGACCGCCGCGGCCGGTTCGTCGGGGTCGTCCGCCGTGTCGCCGTCGCCGCCGTCAGCCACGTCGGTCGCGTCGGCTTCGGTGTCGGCGCCGTCAGCCACGTCGGCCGCGTCGGCTTCGGTGTCGGCGTCCCCCGCGGCGGCGGCGTACTCCGGGTCGTCCGGGACCGCCTCGCCCCGGTCGGGCGTGACCGCCGGGCGGATCGGCTCGCCGGTGAGCGAGGACGCGAGCGAGCGGTAGGCGGCGGCGGCGTCGCTGTCGGCCGCGAACGCCGAGAGCGGGCTGCCGGCCGCCTGCGCCTCCGCGACGAGGGGGTCGTCCGGGATCGACCCCAACACGGGCACGTCGATGTCGCCGGTGTCCTCGTCGCCGTCGGCCTCGTTGAGCGCCAGCCCGACGACCGTGCCGCCGAGCTTCTCGGTGAGGTCCTGCGTCTTCCGGGTGTTCGCCAGCCCGTCGCGCGTCGGCGTCGACACCAGCAGCACCCCGTCGGCGACCGACAGCGGCAGGGCGGTCTGGTGGGTGAGTCCGGCGCCGGTGTCGACGATCACGTAGTCGGCGGCGGTGATCGCCTCCAACACGCCGCCGATCTCGCCCGGATCCGCCTTGCGGAAGTGTTCCAGCGTCCCCCCGCCGGGGAGCACCGCCAGCCCGTGGGGACCCTCGCGGAGCGCCTCGGCCGGCTCTGCGTCGCCCGCGAGGACGTCGTGGAGCGTCGCCTCCCCCGGTTCGACCCCGAGCGAGGGACCGAGGCTCGCCGACCCCAAGTCGGCGTCCACCGCGACCGTGTCGTACCCCGCGGCCGCGAGCGTCGCCGCGAGGTTGGCGGCGGTGGTCGTCTTCCCGACCCCCCCTTTCACGCTCGCGACTGCGTAGATCGTCGGCATTTACCGTGGCTACGGCGGCCCCCGGTCATAAATGTGGGTCCCGTCGTGTCGGCGATCCGTCCGACGACTCCCGTCGCTGCGGGCGCGGCTCCCCGTCGCGGAGCGGGAGGCGTCGGGCCGGAGGGTCTCGGGACGGTGTCGGACCGCAGTGGGACGGTGTGCGGTGTGTCACCCCGGTATTCAACAGGTACTTACCCCGCGACCGGCCAACTAGTTCGTAATGAGTAGCGACGCCCAGGAGGAGCAGGCGAGCGAGGACCGACGGAAGTACGAGTTCCGGAAGGTCCTCGACGAGCTCGACGACTTCGAGGGCTCGGGAACCCAACTCGTCACGATCTACATCCCCGACGACAAGCAGATCTCCGACGTGGTCGCCCACGTCACCCAAGAGCACAGCGAGGCGGCCAACATCAAGTCCAAGCAGACCCGGACGGCGGTCCAGGACGCCCTCACCAGCATCAAGGACCGCCTCCGCTACTACGACGTCTACCCGCCGGACAACGGCATCGTCATCTTCTCGGGCGCGGTGAACGCCGGCGGCGGGCAGACGGACATGGTGACGAAGGTGCTGGAGTCGCCGCCGGAGCCGATCCAGTCGTTCCGCTACCACTGCGACTCGAACTTCCTCACCGGGCCGCTCGAGGACATGATGACCGACAAGGGCCTGTTCGGGCTCATCGTCCTCGACCGCCGCGAGGCGAACGTCGGCTGGCTCAAGGGCAAGCGCGTCGAGCCGGTGAAGTCCGCCTCCTCGCTCGTCCCCGGCAAGCAGCGGAAAGGCGGCCAGTCCGCACAGCGGTTCGCCCGCCTGCGGCTGGAGGCCATCGACAACTTCTACCAGGAGGTCGCGGGGATGGCCGACGACCTGATGGTCGACAAGCGCCACGACATCGAGGGGATCCTCGTGGGCGGCCCGTCGCCGACGAAAGACGAGTTCCTCGACGGCGACTACCTCCACCACGAACTGCAGGACCTCGTGCTCGGGAAGTTCGACGTGGCCTACACCGACGAGTCGGGACTGTACGACCTCGTCGACGCCGCCGGCGACGTGCTCGCCGACCAGGAGGTCATCAAGGACAAGCGCCAGATGGAGGAGTTCTTCGAGAAGCTCCACACCGGCGGACAGGCCACCTACGGCTTCGAGCAGACCCGCCGCAACCTCATCATGGGGTCGGTCGAGCGCCTCCTCCTGTCGGAGGACCTCCACGACGACGTCATCACCTACGAGTGTCCGAACGGCCACGAGGAACGCGAGATCGTCGAGCGCCGCCACTCCACGCCCGACCACGAGTGCGAGGAGTGCGGCGAGGTCGTCGACGCGAACGACGCCGGCGAGCGCGAGGACGTCGTCGAGCACCTCATGAACATCGCCGACCAGCGCGGCACCGAGACGAAGTTCATCTCCACCGACTTCGAGAAGGGCGAACAGCTCATGGACGCCTTCGGCGGCGTCGCCGGCATCCTCCGCTACTCCACGGGCGTGTAAGCTCTCCGCCCGCCGACTCCTTCACTCGCGCCGCGGTCGTCGACTGCCGAGCGAGGCGTCCGCGTCGACTCCGCGTCACTCCGCGGTCGTCTGGACGAGGACGACGCCGCCGACCACGAGCACTCCCCCGAGCAACATCGCGGGCGTCACCGGCTCCGAGAGGAACACCGCGCCGAGGGCGACGGCGACGGTCGGCTCCGCCGTCGACAGCACGCCCGCCCGGCCCGCACCGACCCGCGTCAGCCCGGCGAAGAACGCGAAGACGGCGAACGCGGTGGCGACGACGCCGAGCGCGACGACGGCGCCCCAGCCGACGGCCGTCGTCGGCACCGTCACCGCGTCGGTCGCGACCGCGACGACCGCGAGCGACGCCGCCGCCGCCGGGGCGACGTAGGCGGTGAGCACGCGCTCGTCGGTCGTCTCCAGCGTCGCCCGCGAGACGACGATGTAGGCGGCGTACAGCCCGGCGGCGCCGAGCGTCGCGGCGGCGCCGACCGGGTCGAACGCGGCCGCGCCGGTCCACGAGATGAGCACGACGCCCGCCAGCGACAGCCCCGCCGCGGCGACGGTGCGGACGCCGACCTGCTCGTCGAGGAACACGGACGCCAACGCGACGACGAACAGCGGGTACGTGTAGAGGATCACCGCGGCCAGCCCGGCGCTCATCCGCTCGACGCCGACGAAGAAGCCGTAGCTGACGCCCGCGTAGCCCACCGCGCCGAGCGCGAGCGCGACGGCGGTCTCGCGGGGCGAGAGCGTGAACGTCGGCGGCGAGGTCCCGGCCCCCGGCCGCGCGCGGGCGACGAGGAGTGCCGTCCACACGACGGCGGTGCCGACCGCGAAGCGCAGCGCGAGCGCCGAGGGCACCGACAGCCCCTCGCGGAAGGCGACCTCGCCGAGGACGCCGAGCGTCCCGAACGCCGCGGCCGACGACAGCACCAACAGCGTGCCGAGCGTGTCGCGGTCCATCGGTCGCTACCCGGGTCGCACGACGACGCCCGGGATACGTGTGCCGTTTCGCGGGCGCTCAGCTCGGGCCGTCGAGCAGCGACCCGAGCTGGCTGACCCGGCGGTCGAGGTCGAACGCGGGGACCACCTCGGCGTCGCGGGCCGCCTCCACGAGCCGGTCGAACGCCAGCGCCGTGTCCACGCCCTCGCGTTCGGCGCGCTCGCGGAGGGCGCGGGCGGCGGATCTGTTCAACGCGATGGAGGGGAGCGTGCCGATGAGGAGCGCGAACGCCGCGCCGCCAGCGCCGTCGGGGAACGAGTCGTGGACCCGGTCGAACGCCGGTTCGGCGGCGGGGTCGGCGTCCGGCGCCGCCTCGACGGCGAGGCAGTTCGGACAGACGCTCGCGACCGCGGCGGCGTCGGGGGCGTGCTCGTGGAGATCCGGCGGGACCGCGAAGGCGACCGGCTCGGCGTCACAGTGCGGGCAGTTCATATCCGGCGTGGCGGCCGGGATGGCATAAACGTCGGGGGACCGGGCCGCGGCGCTCGTCGGGAAGCGCCGGGAGCGTCGCAACCGGAAGAATCGCGAGCCGCCGGGCGGAGGCGGCGGAGCGCGGCGGAGCGTCTCGAAGAGGGTGGCCGCGGGGTCAGTCGTCGCTCTCGGCGACGCCGGCCTCGAGTGCCTCGGCCTCCGCCTTCGCGGCGGCCTCCTCGGCCTTCTCCTCTTCTTCTTTCTTCGCTTTGATCTTCTTGAGGCGGAAGATCTCCTCGCGCTCTTGCTCCTCGAGCTTCTGCTCGATGTACTCTTTGTTCTCGTTGAGTTCGGGGAGCAGCTTGAACTCCAAGGCGTTGACGCGGCGCTTGGTGGTCTCGATCTCTTCGAGCATCTTCTTCATCGCCGTCTCCACCTCGGCCGCGAGGATGATCGACTCGATCAGCTCCTCGTAGGCGTCGGCGGCCTCGTCGATGCGTGCGGAGGAGCCGAGCACGCCGTAGCCGCGCTCGTCGAGGTTCTTCCGCACCTTCGAGGACTCGATCTGAGGCACGACGACGCCCATGATGTTCTTCGACTGGGTCGTGATCTCGGGGTGCTCTTTCAGCGCCGCGGCGGCGCCGCGGACGGCGACGTCGCCCTCCATCGCGCGCGCTTTGTTGATCTTGTCCTGGGCCGTCTCGTAGTCGGTCTCCAGCTGGTCGCGGACGTCCTGCGCCTGGTCGAGGATGTCCATGAACTCCATGATGAGCCCGTCGCGCTTCTGTTCGAGCGTGTCGTGGCCCCGTTCGGAGAGGTCGATGCGGTCCTCGATCTCCATCAGGTTCTTCCGAGTCGGCTTGACGTCCTCCGCCATAGTCTTGGACGAGGGTTGCGCGGCGAGGGTGTTAATGCTTGTTAGTCCGGGGCGCGAACCGGCGACGGCGACGGCCGCGGCTCGGCGACGAGCGGTCGAAAGAAGGGACCGAAGCGGCGCGTCCGGAACTCAGTCCGCGGAGACTTCCTCGGCCTCGTCGCCGGCGGCCGTGGGGTCCTCGCGGTAGTGCTCCTCGATGAGGTCCTCGTCGACGCGGTTCAGCTCCGTCTTCGGGAGCGTCGACAGCAGGTCCCAGCCGAGTTCGACCGTCTCGTCGATCGTGCGGTCGGTGTCGAACCCCTGCTCGACGAACTCCGTCTCGAACGCGTCGGCGAAGTCGAGGTACTTGTTGTCGCGCTCCGACAGCGCCTCGCGGCCGACGATGTTCACGAGGTCGCGGAGGTCCTCACCTTCCGCGTACGCCGCGTACATCTGGTCGGAGACGTCGGCGTGGTCGGCGCGGGTCAGCCCCTCGCCGATCCCGTCGTCCATCAGGCGCGACAGGCTGGGCAGCACGTTCACCGGCGGCTGGATACCCTGGCTGTGCAGGGGCCGGTCCATCATGATCTGCCCCTCCGTGATGTACCCCGTCAGGTCAGGGATCGGGTGGGTGTCGTCGTCGCCGGGCATCGTGAGGATCGGGATCTGCGTGACCGAACCCTCCCGGTCCTTGAGGCGACCGGCACGCTCGTACAGCTGCGCCAGGTCGGTGTACATGTACCCGGGGTAGCCACGCCGGCCGGGCACCTCCTCGCGGGCGGCGCCGATCTCGCGCAGCGCCTCGCAGTAGTTCGTCATGTCCGTCAGGACGACGAGCACGTGGTACCCCTTGTCGAACGCGAGGTACTCGGCGGTCGTCAGGGCCAGCCGCGGCGTGACCGTCCGCTCGACGGCGGGGTCGTCCGCGAGGTTCATGAAGACGACCGAGCGCTCCAGCGCGCCCGTCCGCTCGAAGTCCTCCATGAACTCGTTGGCCTCCTCCTGCGTGATGCCCATCGCGCCGAAGATCACCGCGAACTCCGACCCGTCGTCGTCGCCCTCGCCCTCCTCCTCCGGCACGGTCGCCTGCCGGGCGATCTGGAGCGCGAGGTCGTTGTGCGGCAGCCCCGAGCCGGAGAAGATCGGGAGCTTCTGGCCGCGCACGAGCGTGTTCATCCCGTCGATGGCGGAGACGCCCGTCTGGATGAAGTCCTCGGGGTACTCGCGGCTGTACGGGTTGATCGCGGCGCCGACGATGTCGCGCCGTTCGTCCGGGACGATCTCCGGACCGCCGTCGATCGGGTTGCCGGAGCCGTCCATCACCCGGCCGAGGAGGTCCTCGGTGACGGGCATCTTCAGCGTCTCGCCCAGGAACCGGACCGACGCGTTGCGGTCGATCCCGGTGGTGCCCTCGAACACCTGGATGGCGACGATGCCCTCCTCGGATTCGAGGACCTGGCCGCGCTTCGTCTCGCCGCTCGGCGTCTCGATCTCGACGATCTCGTCGTAGCCGATGGGCTCGTCGACCTCGGCGAACACCAGCGGGCCGCTGACTTCCGTGATTGTCTGGTACTCTTTCATGGTTCAGTAGAGCGAGCGGAGCTGCTCGGTGATCTCGGTTTTGAGCTCGTCGACGAACGCCTCCCAGTCCTCCTGGGTGGCGATGCGGTTGAGCTTCGGGGCCGCGTCGATGGCCGTGATGTCTTCGATGGGGACGCCGGCGTCGAGCGCGTCGAACGCCTCGTCGTTGTACGTCTGGATGGTCGAGAGGATCGCGTACGTCTTCTCGGGCGGACAGTACATGTCCACGTCGATGAACGCGTTCTGCTGGAGGTAGCCCTCACGCAGGTAGCGCGCGACCTCGAGGGTCAGCTGCTGGTCCTCCGGCAGGGCGTCCTTCCCGACGAGCTGGACGATCTCTTGGAGTTCGCCCTCCTCGTCGAGGGTGTCGACGGCCCACTGCCGCCGCTCGGACCAGTCCTCGGCGACGTTCTCCTGGAACCAGGGGTCGAGCTGCTCTTGGTACAGCGAGTACGACTCGTTCCAGTTGATCGCCGGGAAGTGGCGGCGCTCGGCCAGGTCGGCGTCGAGCGCCCAGAACGTCTTCACGATACGCAGCGTGTTCTGGGTGACCGGCTCGGAGAAGTCGCCGCCGGGCGGCGACACGGCGCCGATCGCCGACACCGATCCCTCGGAGCCGTTGAGGTTCTCGAAGTAGCCGGCTCGCTCGTAGAACTCCGCGAGGCGCGCGGCCAGGTACGCGGGGTACCCCTCCTCGCCGGGCATCTCCTCCAGCCGCGAGGAGATCTCGCGCATCGCCTCCGCCCACCGCGAGGTGGAGTCGGCCATGAGCGCCACGTCGTACCCCATGTCGCGGTAGTACTCCGCGATGGTGATGCCGGTGTACACGCACGACTCGCGTGCGGCCACGGGCATGTTCGAGGTGTTCGCGATGAGCGAGGTCCGGGCCATCAGGGAGTTCCCGTTCTTCGGGTCCTCCAGTTCGGGGAAGTCCTCGATGACCTCGGTCATCTCGTTGCCGCGCTCGCCACAGCCGACGTACACGACGATGTCGGCGTCGGCGAACTTGGCGAGGCTGTGCTGGGTGACGGTCTTCCCGGAGCCGAACGGGCCCGGAATGGCGGCCGTCCCGCCCTT
It encodes the following:
- a CDS encoding V-type ATP synthase subunit D, whose translation is MAEDVKPTRKNLMEIEDRIDLSERGHDTLEQKRDGLIMEFMDILDQAQDVRDQLETDYETAQDKINKARAMEGDVAVRGAAAALKEHPEITTQSKNIMGVVVPQIESSKVRKNLDERGYGVLGSSARIDEAADAYEELIESIILAAEVETAMKKMLEEIETTKRRVNALEFKLLPELNENKEYIEQKLEEQEREEIFRLKKIKAKKEEEEKAEEAAAKAEAEALEAGVAESDD
- the argS gene encoding arginine--tRNA ligase, which translates into the protein MFRQFRSAVAAALTDALADLGYPTDDLGIEDPPDGVEATLASSVAFRLAGEAGAPPPQVADEVAEAVDVDATAYLAAVATNGPYVNFVVDDAYLADTLDAARDPEYGRLPDRGESVVVEHTSANPTGPVHVGRARNPIVGDAVANAIDYAGYDVDRHYYVNDAGRQMAVFTWAYETFDESDLPDPERDKPDYDLVRYYREGNAFLEDGDEAAVEQAEAEIQSIMQGLETGDEETYERVSEVVDTVLSGMRETLARLPAEFDEFVKETRFIRDGAADDVVDRLRDLDESVYEEDAWQLDLSAFGIEKLLVFLRSDGTTLYTTRDLAHHEWKFDNYDRAVTVIGEDHKLAFDQLRYALELLGHDTEQLDQLFYSWVNLPGGEGMSTRAGTGIDLDDLLDEAIDRAREEVESRMDDRIRDDDLSEDDVERIARQVGIGAVRYDIVSKQPAKSITFEWDRALDFEAQSAPYVQYVHARCCGIVAEAGDEGLAPDAAVDPATLSTPEERALLHVIAQFPAVVEEAAEDLEPHRVATYTREFAETFNAFYRECPVLTADDEATREARLALVAAARHTIANALDVLGVEAPESM
- a CDS encoding DMT family transporter, which codes for MDRDTLGTLLVLSSAAAFGTLGVLGEVAFREGLSVPSALALRFAVGTAVVWTALLVARARPGAGTSPPTFTLSPRETAVALALGAVGYAGVSYGFFVGVERMSAGLAAVILYTYPLFVVALASVFLDEQVGVRTVAAAGLSLAGVVLISWTGAAAFDPVGAAATLGAAGLYAAYIVVSRATLETTDERVLTAYVAPAAAASLAVVAVATDAVTVPTTAVGWGAVVALGVVATAFAVFAFFAGLTRVGAGRAGVLSTAEPTVAVALGAVFLSEPVTPAMLLGGVLVVGGVVLVQTTAE
- a CDS encoding MinD/ParA family ATP-binding protein is translated as MPTIYAVASVKGGVGKTTTAANLAATLAAAGYDTVAVDADLGSASLGPSLGVEPGEATLHDVLAGDAEPAEALREGPHGLAVLPGGGTLEHFRKADPGEIGGVLEAITAADYVIVDTGAGLTHQTALPLSVADGVLLVSTPTRDGLANTRKTQDLTEKLGGTVVGLALNEADGDEDTGDIDVPVLGSIPDDPLVAEAQAAGSPLSAFAADSDAAAAYRSLASSLTGEPIRPAVTPDRGEAVPDDPEYAAAAGDADTEADAADVADGADTEADATDVADGGDGDTADDPDEPAAAVDPDEPAAAVDLPEVEADAADEVATADDEVATADDEVATADATSDERDAAAAADPETDDAVILDDGADADADGEDEAAAAARGTVLADDEYDEYRGEAPTVEDAESGESAEIGEDVIPFAQQSKERTEQAKREQTDDDDEPEESDDDGGFLGRLFR
- a CDS encoding ATP synthase subunit B; the encoded protein is MKEYQTITEVSGPLVFAEVDEPIGYDEIVEIETPSGETKRGQVLESEEGIVAIQVFEGTTGIDRNASVRFLGETLKMPVTEDLLGRVMDGSGNPIDGGPEIVPDERRDIVGAAINPYSREYPEDFIQTGVSAIDGMNTLVRGQKLPIFSGSGLPHNDLALQIARQATVPEEEGEGDDDGSEFAVIFGAMGITQEEANEFMEDFERTGALERSVVFMNLADDPAVERTVTPRLALTTAEYLAFDKGYHVLVVLTDMTNYCEALREIGAAREEVPGRRGYPGYMYTDLAQLYERAGRLKDREGSVTQIPILTMPGDDDTHPIPDLTGYITEGQIMMDRPLHSQGIQPPVNVLPSLSRLMDDGIGEGLTRADHADVSDQMYAAYAEGEDLRDLVNIVGREALSERDNKYLDFADAFETEFVEQGFDTDRTIDETVELGWDLLSTLPKTELNRVDEDLIEEHYREDPTAAGDEAEEVSAD
- the prf1 gene encoding peptide chain release factor aRF-1, whose protein sequence is MSSDAQEEQASEDRRKYEFRKVLDELDDFEGSGTQLVTIYIPDDKQISDVVAHVTQEHSEAANIKSKQTRTAVQDALTSIKDRLRYYDVYPPDNGIVIFSGAVNAGGGQTDMVTKVLESPPEPIQSFRYHCDSNFLTGPLEDMMTDKGLFGLIVLDRREANVGWLKGKRVEPVKSASSLVPGKQRKGGQSAQRFARLRLEAIDNFYQEVAGMADDLMVDKRHDIEGILVGGPSPTKDEFLDGDYLHHELQDLVLGKFDVAYTDESGLYDLVDAAGDVLADQEVIKDKRQMEEFFEKLHTGGQATYGFEQTRRNLIMGSVERLLLSEDLHDDVITYECPNGHEEREIVERRHSTPDHECEECGEVVDANDAGEREDVVEHLMNIADQRGTETKFISTDFEKGEQLMDAFGGVAGILRYSTGV
- a CDS encoding DUF6276 family protein, whose protein sequence is MNCPHCDAEPVAFAVPPDLHEHAPDAAAVASVCPNCLAVEAAPDADPAAEPAFDRVHDSFPDGAGGAAFALLIGTLPSIALNRSAARALRERAEREGVDTALAFDRLVEAARDAEVVPAFDLDRRVSQLGSLLDGPS
- a CDS encoding ATP synthase subunit A; translated protein: MSQASETETTEGTGRIKSVSGPVVKAVDLDARMNDVVYVGDEGLMGEVIEIEGDVTTIQVYEETSGVAPGEPVENTGEPLTVDLGPGMLDAIYDGVQRPLDVLEEKMNSAFLDRGVDAPGIDLEEEWEFTPEVEAGDTVEAGDIVGVVPETVTIEHKVMVPPDYEGGVVESVEEGSFDVETPVVTLENGEEVTMRQEWPVREKRPTVEKRTPREPLVSGQRILDGLFPIAKGGTAAIPGPFGSGKTVTQHSLAKFADADIVVYVGCGERGNEMTEVIEDFPELEDPKNGNSLMARTSLIANTSNMPVAARESCVYTGITIAEYYRDMGYDVALMADSTSRWAEAMREISSRLEEMPGEEGYPAYLAARLAEFYERAGYFENLNGSEGSVSAIGAVSPPGGDFSEPVTQNTLRIVKTFWALDADLAERRHFPAINWNESYSLYQEQLDPWFQENVAEDWSERRQWAVDTLDEEGELQEIVQLVGKDALPEDQQLTLEVARYLREGYLQQNAFIDVDMYCPPEKTYAILSTIQTYNDEAFDALDAGVPIEDITAIDAAPKLNRIATQEDWEAFVDELKTEITEQLRSLY